The Prosthecobacter dejongeii genome contains a region encoding:
- a CDS encoding primase-helicase family protein produces MVLPEKGDPAPLLSYLWDFLGRRPEQYDYVLSWLKIAVSDGLRCLKVGVEKARLRPSQLLAIVGPPGAGKTLFVTLFSELFGGTIQNPFPAMSGAADFQGELAHSVFLVMDDSAESVRADARHKLAKHIKEFLVVPNRRFHPKYRQAFSAPTFQRVLMLGNRDSLAVFPAPEPDFLDKYALLCAYSSQEVSAIRNDEERDAWMNRYKLALPAFVYYLLHEFQIPEAITDGRYGVKAFQDPDLLEELSNSDTNRELLRCLREHYVEEDQPLVAGKMSVLGGEEDPQKERWCWEGYSKDFEVLVQSLPADQGWRREFRNRHSAGLLIKALADNYPDIVERGTKVNGNRRWRIYFEPKTKKGGPSKAEALKNYAAKKQTASQHVFQGIFQEIEED; encoded by the coding sequence ATGGTCCTTCCAGAAAAAGGCGATCCCGCACCGCTTCTGTCCTATCTCTGGGATTTCTTGGGCAGGCGTCCCGAGCAGTACGATTATGTCTTATCGTGGCTGAAAATTGCTGTCTCAGACGGGCTGCGTTGTTTGAAAGTGGGCGTTGAAAAAGCCCGCTTACGGCCGTCTCAGTTGCTGGCAATTGTCGGACCTCCTGGGGCGGGCAAAACCCTCTTTGTGACGCTGTTTTCAGAGCTGTTTGGTGGGACCATCCAAAATCCCTTCCCTGCCATGTCCGGGGCTGCGGATTTTCAGGGCGAACTCGCTCATTCCGTCTTCCTGGTGATGGACGACAGCGCCGAATCGGTTCGTGCCGATGCTCGTCACAAACTTGCCAAGCACATCAAAGAATTCCTGGTGGTTCCCAATCGGCGTTTCCATCCGAAATACAGGCAAGCATTCTCGGCTCCGACCTTTCAGCGCGTTCTGATGCTCGGTAATCGAGACTCGCTGGCGGTTTTCCCAGCTCCTGAGCCTGATTTCCTGGACAAATACGCGCTGCTCTGTGCTTACAGTTCCCAGGAAGTATCAGCGATCCGCAACGACGAAGAGCGAGACGCCTGGATGAACCGATATAAGCTGGCCTTGCCAGCTTTCGTCTACTATCTGCTCCACGAATTCCAGATTCCCGAGGCGATCACCGACGGTCGGTATGGGGTGAAGGCTTTCCAGGATCCGGACCTCCTGGAAGAACTTTCAAATTCCGACACGAACCGAGAACTGCTGCGCTGCCTGCGTGAACATTATGTGGAGGAGGACCAGCCTCTCGTTGCGGGCAAAATGTCGGTGTTGGGAGGCGAAGAGGATCCTCAGAAGGAGAGGTGGTGCTGGGAAGGATATTCCAAGGACTTTGAGGTGCTTGTTCAGTCCCTGCCAGCCGACCAGGGTTGGCGGCGAGAATTCCGCAATCGCCACTCGGCTGGCCTTTTGATCAAAGCCCTCGCCGATAACTATCCAGACATTGTGGAGCGTGGTACCAAAGTTAACGGTAATCGTCGTTGGCGGATCTACTTTGAGCCAAAAACGAAGAAGGGAGGGCCTTCAAAAGCAGAGGCTCTGAAAAACTATGCCGCCAAAAAGCAAACGGCTTCACAGCACGTTTTTCAGGGGATATTCCAGGAGATCGAAGAGGATTAA
- a CDS encoding tetratricopeptide repeat protein, whose protein sequence is MTQKDWAAASKLARCLVGAFPSNAEAWYGLAVAYLNAGAVETAKEALRKACELNSDLKLRALSDHNLTALW, encoded by the coding sequence TTGACTCAGAAAGACTGGGCCGCCGCTTCTAAACTTGCCCGCTGTTTGGTGGGTGCCTTTCCCAGCAATGCTGAAGCATGGTACGGCCTGGCTGTGGCCTACCTAAACGCTGGGGCCGTCGAGACCGCCAAGGAGGCCCTACGCAAAGCTTGTGAGCTGAACAGCGACCTAAAACTGCGTGCGCTGAGCGATCACAACCTGACCGCCCTCTGGTAA
- the cysC gene encoding adenylyl-sulfate kinase: MLTFNFNVVWIFGLPSAGKSTLAKGLQQRFIQAEQACLRLDGDELREGLCRGLGFSPAGREENIRRAAEVAALSAKSGIYTVTALITPTDSYRKVARIILKDAPALWVWAKCSYDACQSRDVKGLYRKQREGHLVNLTGADGYFEEPSADEALHIDTENNDVSTSIDLIWAQLTKKHP, from the coding sequence ATGTTAACTTTCAATTTTAATGTTGTTTGGATCTTTGGTTTACCCAGTGCAGGCAAATCCACTTTAGCCAAAGGGCTACAACAACGTTTCATTCAAGCAGAGCAAGCATGCCTGAGACTTGACGGAGATGAATTACGAGAAGGCCTTTGTAGGGGACTTGGATTCAGTCCCGCAGGACGCGAAGAAAACATTCGAAGAGCTGCTGAAGTCGCGGCACTTTCAGCAAAATCTGGCATCTACACGGTAACAGCCTTGATTACCCCCACTGACTCATATCGAAAAGTTGCGCGGATCATTTTAAAAGACGCGCCTGCACTATGGGTCTGGGCTAAGTGTTCATATGATGCATGCCAGTCGAGAGATGTTAAAGGATTATACCGTAAACAACGTGAAGGACATTTGGTAAATTTGACTGGTGCCGACGGCTACTTTGAAGAACCTTCTGCCGACGAAGCGTTGCACATTGACACTGAAAACAATGATGTATCTACCTCCATAGATCTCATTTGGGCTCAATTGACAAAGAAACATCCGTAA
- a CDS encoding recombinase family protein: MALAFPVPSDCSSTGIPVAEILRVSTEEQAADTRAGLDRQRAVNQRTIEVKGLYRALTIELRVSGTVAVHHPEMRRVLAMISEGTIRGIVCSDLDRLFRPDQPQGFAILQVFQDMDAKIYTGDSDYDLRTSSGLLQSSIRGAIAGFELSLIRERLQGAKEAKRRQGKCPTNAYTLPLGIGYDRSTDTWTYTPEIAKVKLLFDLFQQGTRNYSELGRRIGLSNAGVKFLLKNRLYTGWRVIDQKRGPKRTSVTGKLYRVKVARAPEDVIRNKVLDGIISEEAFEEVQREIALTKFNFIEANRSSPMVHLATGVLACGCCGQPMFLTSRSRTRATYIVCKANHYLHKKDLGGCRQPNLREDETEAALIKLVGEVLATPERLVQILEASARKTRELITPFSSAVAPSTQIEELKRRDARLVDAFAQGVLSVDELRSKREAIRRERDAFEQTLKPKPSPDHASLLLQARLVVKAALRFSTIGNRYQQKAILNELFSEIHVRHHEIISFKFRPSVMGGSDSADQVLLAQPVGIGKPPMIVPEGHRHCIKCLQVKSKSQFYRKLNRCNSCRKAADRENYQRRRTTTSAQKPLYE; the protein is encoded by the coding sequence ATGGCGCTCGCTTTTCCAGTTCCGTCTGACTGCTCTTCGACCGGCATCCCGGTCGCTGAAATTCTACGGGTCAGCACCGAAGAGCAGGCTGCGGACACCCGTGCAGGTCTTGACCGTCAAAGGGCCGTCAACCAAAGGACCATCGAGGTCAAAGGACTCTACCGAGCCCTCACAATCGAGCTGCGTGTTTCGGGAACTGTGGCCGTGCATCACCCGGAAATGCGCCGGGTGCTGGCGATGATTTCAGAGGGCACAATCCGTGGCATCGTATGCTCAGATCTCGACCGGCTCTTTAGGCCCGATCAGCCGCAAGGATTTGCTATTTTGCAGGTCTTCCAGGACATGGATGCGAAGATCTACACGGGGGATTCCGATTACGATCTGCGGACCTCGAGCGGTCTGCTTCAGTCCTCGATCCGGGGGGCCATTGCAGGTTTTGAATTGTCTCTTATCCGTGAGCGTCTGCAGGGGGCCAAGGAGGCAAAAAGACGTCAGGGTAAATGCCCGACCAATGCATACACCTTACCGCTCGGGATTGGCTATGACAGATCCACGGACACCTGGACCTACACACCTGAAATCGCGAAGGTGAAGCTTCTCTTTGATCTGTTCCAGCAGGGGACCCGGAACTATTCGGAACTTGGGCGGCGCATAGGGCTGAGCAACGCTGGGGTCAAGTTTCTCCTGAAGAACCGCCTCTACACGGGCTGGCGCGTCATTGATCAGAAACGTGGGCCAAAGCGCACCAGTGTGACAGGCAAACTTTACCGGGTCAAAGTTGCACGTGCTCCTGAAGATGTGATTCGCAACAAGGTGTTGGACGGCATCATTTCCGAAGAAGCCTTTGAGGAGGTGCAGCGTGAAATCGCCCTCACCAAGTTCAACTTCATTGAGGCGAATCGCTCGTCTCCTATGGTCCATCTGGCGACCGGAGTACTCGCGTGTGGCTGTTGCGGCCAGCCAATGTTTCTGACAAGCCGAAGCCGCACACGGGCGACCTACATTGTCTGCAAGGCCAACCACTACCTGCATAAGAAGGACTTGGGAGGCTGCCGACAGCCCAACCTTCGTGAGGATGAAACGGAAGCAGCCCTTATCAAGCTCGTCGGAGAAGTCCTCGCGACGCCTGAGCGGTTGGTCCAGATCCTGGAGGCGAGCGCCCGGAAAACCCGTGAGCTGATCACGCCATTCTCAAGCGCGGTCGCGCCATCAACGCAAATTGAAGAGCTTAAGCGCCGGGATGCACGCCTCGTGGACGCCTTTGCCCAAGGGGTGCTCTCGGTGGATGAGCTCCGCAGCAAACGTGAGGCCATCCGGAGGGAGCGTGATGCTTTTGAGCAAACGCTGAAACCCAAACCAAGCCCCGACCACGCCTCGTTATTGCTACAGGCCCGGTTGGTCGTGAAGGCGGCCCTTCGCTTTTCCACGATTGGTAACCGCTATCAGCAGAAGGCCATCCTTAATGAGCTGTTTTCAGAAATCCATGTGCGGCATCATGAGATCATCAGTTTCAAGTTCAGGCCTTCTGTGATGGGAGGAAGTGACAGCGCTGACCAGGTTCTTTTGGCGCAGCCTGTAGGTATTGGCAAACCCCCGATGATCGTCCCCGAAGGACACCGCCATTGCATCAAGTGTCTTCAGGTGAAGTCGAAATCGCAATTCTACCGGAAACTGAATCGCTGCAATTCTTGTCGGAAGGCCGCCGACCGCGAGAATTACCAACGAAGAAGAACAACGACGTCTGCCCAGAAACCACTTTATGAATAA
- a CDS encoding SLATT domain-containing protein → MTKPDLQKQIAQAGYNVGYGAKLHLATFDLAAKVPGFISFLTFAVGLYFLLLDFTAKKYFSATCIILGVIGWRVSTWDSRKDEYSKVGSKLTGLFNSLKALYYEVKASDSPDVSSFSSRLEELQNEYNSTCLSNQMLFSDWYAHYKFFWQHQIDWIDGELHFKLFRDKLPLSFMAAVVVLILCVIGIFIWHFATGSCGLCLNGYQLANEGSCRAV, encoded by the coding sequence ATGACTAAACCAGACCTACAGAAACAAATAGCCCAAGCTGGTTACAATGTCGGGTATGGCGCGAAGCTACATTTAGCTACATTTGATCTTGCAGCCAAAGTTCCAGGATTCATCAGCTTTTTAACCTTTGCTGTTGGTCTTTACTTCCTCCTTTTGGACTTCACAGCGAAGAAATATTTTTCGGCGACTTGTATTATTCTTGGTGTGATCGGCTGGAGGGTCAGCACTTGGGATAGCAGGAAGGATGAATATTCCAAAGTAGGGAGTAAATTAACCGGACTTTTCAATTCCCTGAAGGCGCTATATTATGAAGTCAAGGCGTCCGATTCGCCGGATGTGTCCTCTTTCTCCTCAAGACTTGAAGAGCTCCAGAATGAATACAACTCTACCTGCCTCAGTAATCAGATGCTGTTCAGCGACTGGTATGCACATTACAAATTCTTTTGGCAGCATCAAATCGACTGGATCGATGGTGAATTGCACTTCAAACTTTTCCGGGATAAACTTCCTTTAAGTTTTATGGCTGCGGTCGTCGTGCTAATACTCTGCGTGATTGGCATTTTCATTTGGCATTTTGCTACAGGCTCCTGTGGGCTCTGTTTGAACGGCTACCAGCTTGCAAACGAAGGGTCATGTAGAGCAGTTTAG
- a CDS encoding glycosyltransferase family 9 protein, which translates to MQRKLILKNFLSPGDIVMLTAAVRDLHRAHPGKFITDVRTPCGDLWLNNPYITPLKDDDPDVEVIPCHYPMINMSNTGAYHFIHGFTRFLSEALGVPIPVTDFKGDIHLSPQEKSWMSQIHEMTGTDIPFWIVVAGGKNDFTIKWWDHQRWQEVVDHFRGRLTFVQVGDKNHSHTTLKRVIDLRGKTDLRQLVRLVYHSDGIISPVTSLMHLAAAVEFRRNPGAFRPCVVVAGGREPNQWEAYPGHQFLHTIGMLSCCAMGGCWRARTLPLGDGDEKDQSLCTNLSGTLPKCMDMISSSDVIRSIELYLTGQPRGSQNSAQTDDLVTLKEKQIQRPIPRKRIINPAANKIELRVVGMRRSGCHAIIDWLCSLYPGKVCFINDVNHQGIIENTRRSDAITKRATQDICKLDESKDLLVHSYEDVTYSQAIEEFLTPDTTGTSGEVIDVVIIRNPFNLFASRIKQWRNDPKNLWCIELLNRNLKGVPAMDLAWIKFAQEYLDLLKNPRQNVVLINYDEWFSSEKYRSTVCSFLKAPHQKNKPETVLGYGFGSSFDSEEYNGKADQMDVQNRWKHLMSDKLFNLMIRRDQRVLELTKEIFTLRSKSLQKIMKNFPSQPKRKSGAAKKKVPNRQSNRQ; encoded by the coding sequence ATGCAACGAAAGCTCATTCTTAAGAATTTCTTATCGCCCGGTGACATTGTTATGCTCACGGCAGCGGTCCGAGACTTGCACCGGGCACACCCCGGAAAATTCATCACCGATGTGAGAACTCCATGCGGAGATCTCTGGCTCAATAACCCATACATTACACCACTGAAAGATGATGACCCGGATGTGGAAGTGATACCTTGCCATTATCCCATGATAAATATGAGCAATACAGGGGCGTATCACTTTATCCATGGGTTTACCCGGTTTTTAAGTGAAGCCTTGGGTGTTCCCATTCCTGTAACAGATTTTAAAGGTGATATCCATTTATCACCTCAAGAAAAAAGCTGGATGTCGCAAATACACGAAATGACGGGTACCGACATCCCTTTTTGGATTGTTGTAGCCGGAGGGAAAAATGATTTCACTATCAAATGGTGGGACCACCAAAGGTGGCAAGAAGTTGTGGATCATTTCCGTGGCCGCCTGACCTTTGTCCAAGTGGGGGATAAAAACCACAGCCACACCACCTTAAAGCGGGTCATTGATTTGCGCGGAAAGACCGACCTTCGTCAGTTGGTCCGGTTAGTCTATCATTCAGACGGAATCATCAGCCCTGTGACCTCCCTGATGCATTTGGCTGCGGCGGTTGAATTCCGTCGTAATCCAGGCGCTTTTCGCCCCTGCGTTGTAGTGGCAGGAGGACGAGAGCCAAATCAGTGGGAGGCGTACCCAGGACATCAATTTCTGCATACCATTGGGATGCTCTCCTGCTGCGCAATGGGCGGATGCTGGCGGGCGAGAACGTTGCCCCTTGGCGACGGCGATGAAAAAGATCAGTCTCTTTGCACAAACCTCTCGGGCACTCTCCCCAAGTGCATGGATATGATCTCAAGCTCTGACGTCATTCGCTCGATTGAGCTCTATTTGACCGGGCAGCCCAGGGGAAGTCAAAACAGCGCTCAGACGGATGACCTGGTAACGCTTAAAGAAAAGCAGATCCAAAGGCCAATCCCGAGAAAACGCATCATTAATCCGGCAGCAAACAAAATTGAGCTTCGAGTTGTTGGAATGCGTCGATCAGGATGTCATGCAATTATCGACTGGCTATGCAGCCTCTACCCGGGAAAAGTGTGTTTTATCAATGATGTGAACCATCAAGGGATCATCGAAAACACGCGGCGCAGCGACGCGATTACGAAAAGGGCAACTCAAGACATATGCAAGCTTGATGAAAGCAAGGACCTCTTGGTGCATAGTTATGAAGACGTCACATACTCGCAGGCAATTGAAGAGTTTTTGACACCTGACACAACAGGGACAAGCGGCGAAGTAATCGATGTGGTCATCATACGAAACCCATTCAACCTGTTCGCCAGCCGTATAAAACAGTGGCGGAATGATCCAAAAAACCTGTGGTGCATTGAGCTGCTCAACAGAAATTTGAAAGGCGTCCCGGCAATGGACCTTGCTTGGATAAAATTCGCTCAGGAGTATTTAGACCTATTGAAAAACCCACGTCAAAATGTGGTTCTAATTAATTATGATGAATGGTTTTCCAGTGAAAAATACAGATCAACCGTCTGTTCTTTTCTAAAAGCTCCGCATCAGAAAAACAAGCCTGAGACTGTTTTAGGCTACGGATTTGGCAGCTCATTCGATAGCGAAGAGTATAATGGCAAGGCAGATCAAATGGACGTTCAGAATCGGTGGAAACACCTCATGTCCGACAAGTTGTTCAACCTTATGATCCGTCGCGACCAACGCGTCTTAGAATTGACCAAGGAAATTTTCACACTGAGGTCGAAAAGCCTCCAAAAAATCATGAAAAACTTCCCATCACAACCAAAACGCAAGTCAGGCGCAGCAAAGAAGAAAGTGCCTAATCGTCAATCCAACCGCCAATAG
- a CDS encoding nucleotide-binding domain-containing protein: MLVSDTFSEFLDNLVIQNAGTISLRYGELTAALNKRFRDTESKTANTLQVGSFGRKTGINGLSDLDMLYIMPQGKWATYEDGGQLRLLQHARDAIKARYPSTTVKVDRLVVTVTYTNFHVEVQPVFEQADGSYKYPDSKDDGSWKITKPREEMEEISAKDTAKNSNLKRLCKMARAWRNKHGLEMGGLLVDTLAYNFLSQTSEYDTKSFMYYDCLSRDFFLYLWKLPEQDRYAAPGSRQWVRVKKKFQRKARKAYALSVEAIEAEKQKNANEKWRKVFGRPFPLPTEAVEEAIPKSASNWRNTEEFIEDKYPVDIRYTLKLDCEVKQSGFRTSLLRNMLADKTPLFANKSLEFWVDRITVPEPYTIKWKVLNRGDVAKRRDCVRGQIWPDGGRMRKTETTNFRGDHIVECFAIKDDVVVAKDRIHVPIETTND; encoded by the coding sequence ATGCTTGTATCGGACACATTCAGTGAGTTCCTGGACAACCTGGTAATTCAAAATGCAGGAACAATCAGCCTGCGATACGGTGAACTGACTGCGGCACTGAATAAAAGATTTCGAGACACTGAATCTAAAACCGCGAACACCCTCCAGGTCGGTTCTTTCGGTCGCAAGACAGGCATCAACGGACTGTCGGACCTCGACATGCTCTATATCATGCCGCAAGGAAAATGGGCAACCTACGAAGATGGAGGACAGCTGAGACTGCTCCAGCACGCTAGAGACGCTATAAAAGCTCGCTATCCTTCAACAACCGTCAAAGTGGACCGGCTTGTGGTCACGGTTACCTACACCAATTTCCACGTGGAAGTTCAGCCAGTGTTCGAGCAGGCCGATGGTAGCTACAAATATCCAGACAGTAAGGATGACGGGAGCTGGAAAATTACGAAGCCAAGAGAGGAGATGGAGGAGATCTCCGCAAAGGATACTGCCAAGAACTCAAATCTGAAGAGACTGTGCAAGATGGCGCGTGCTTGGCGGAACAAGCATGGGCTTGAAATGGGTGGTCTTTTAGTGGACACGCTCGCCTACAATTTCTTGTCACAAACTTCCGAGTACGACACGAAGAGCTTTATGTATTACGACTGTCTCAGCCGTGACTTCTTTCTCTACCTGTGGAAGCTTCCTGAACAGGACCGCTATGCTGCGCCGGGCAGCCGACAATGGGTTCGAGTTAAGAAGAAATTTCAACGCAAGGCCAGAAAAGCATACGCACTTTCTGTTGAAGCCATCGAGGCGGAAAAGCAAAAGAACGCGAACGAGAAATGGCGCAAAGTATTTGGTCGGCCATTCCCGCTTCCGACGGAAGCTGTGGAGGAAGCCATTCCGAAATCTGCCTCCAATTGGCGAAATACAGAAGAATTTATTGAAGACAAATATCCAGTGGATATTCGCTACACCCTCAAGCTCGATTGCGAAGTCAAGCAGTCAGGATTCCGCACTAGCCTTCTGCGTAATATGCTTGCGGATAAAACCCCATTATTTGCCAATAAGAGCCTAGAATTTTGGGTGGATAGGATCACCGTTCCAGAACCTTACACCATCAAATGGAAAGTTTTAAACCGAGGAGATGTAGCAAAGCGCCGGGACTGCGTTCGCGGCCAGATCTGGCCAGATGGCGGACGCATGCGAAAGACTGAGACGACGAATTTTAGAGGAGACCACATTGTCGAGTGCTTTGCCATCAAGGACGATGTGGTAGTAGCAAAGGACAGAATCCACGTTCCAATCGAAACCACCAATGACTAA